From the Thermoanaerobaculia bacterium genome, the window CGCCCGCCGGCCGAATTCGCCGGCCCCGGCATGCGCCGGGCCCCGCGCTGATGCCGCTTCCCCGGAGCCAGGGTTGGTCGTACGTCCTGCGCTACGGCGGCCGCGAGATCCCCGTTTCCGACGGCGACGTGGTGCTCGGCCGCAGCCACAGCGCGGGGATCCGGGTCGACGAGGAGTCGGTTTCGCGCTCGCACGCCCTCCTGACACTCCGGGAGGGACGAGCGGTCATTCGCGACCTCGGCTCCTCCAACGGCCTCTTCGTCGCCGGACGCCGCGTCGCGGGGCAGGCGGCCGTCTCGGACGGCGACACGATCGGTCTCGGGAGCGCGACGCTGACGTTCTCCGTCATCCCGCCTCCGGACCTCGAGACCCGAACGGCGATGATCGCGACGGTCCCGGGAGGCTCGCGTCCTACCGAGACGGCGACGCAATTCATTCCCCTCGAGGCCGCCGCGCCGGCGCCCGCGCTTTCCGGCGGCCGGCCGCGGCGCGCGCGGTCGCTCGAAGACTTCGTCATCGGGGGCGAGGCGGAGGAGGCCCCCGCGATGGAGGCGCGCATCGAGACGTTCGACCCGGCGCCGATCGGCGCGAGGATCGCCTCGGCCGTCGTGGACCTGTTTCTCTCGGCCGCGATCGCCTTCGTCTGCTTCGTCCCGGCGCTCATCGCGATCCTCACGCATGGCAGCCTTCGCGAACGCTCCGGAAGCGGCCTCGCGTTCTGGGCGCTCGTCGGCTTTTGCGGCGCCGTCGCGCTCGGCGCGGTGATCGTGTATTACCTGAGCGGCTGGTGCGGCCGCGGAGCGACGATGGGGCAGCGCTCCGCCGGCGTGCGCCTCGTCTCGGAGAACGGAGGTCTCGTCGGCGGCGGCCGCGCGTTCCTGCGCTTCGCCGTCGTCCTGCTCTACTTCGGGACGGCGGGGCTCCTGGCGCTGACAGTGATGTTCGACCCGGAGCAGCGAGGATTGGCGGACAGGGTGTCGCGGTCGAGGGTGGTCGCCGCCTAGCAGTGCGCCGGCCGAGCGCGCTCGTAACGGAATTCGGCAAAGGCGTCAGACGCGGCAACCGGCGCGTCGTGCAGAGGGGCGGTCCGGCGGGCGGTACGCGACGCCGGGATCGACGAGCCGGCTTCCTGCCACACCCTCCTCGTTCGCGACGCACCTCCTCGAGAGCGGGTACGACATCCGAACGATCCAGAACCTGCTGGGCCACAAGGACGTCTCGACGACGATGATCTACACCCATGTCCTGGACCGGGGAGGCGTCCGCGGCGTGCGGAGCCCGGCGGACGCCCTGTGACGGACCATGTCCCCGAATGGGAGGACACGCGATGAGGAGGCAGCGGAGATGGAAGCG encodes:
- a CDS encoding FHA domain-containing protein — protein: MPLPRSQGWSYVLRYGGREIPVSDGDVVLGRSHSAGIRVDEESVSRSHALLTLREGRAVIRDLGSSNGLFVAGRRVAGQAAVSDGDTIGLGSATLTFSVIPPPDLETRTAMIATVPGGSRPTETATQFIPLEAAAPAPALSGGRPRRARSLEDFVIGGEAEEAPAMEARIETFDPAPIGARIASAVVDLFLSAAIAFVCFVPALIAILTHGSLRERSGSGLAFWALVGFCGAVALGAVIVYYLSGWCGRGATMGQRSAGVRLVSENGGLVGGGRAFLRFAVVLLYFGTAGLLALTVMFDPEQRGLADRVSRSRVVAA